The proteins below are encoded in one region of Bacteroides uniformis:
- a CDS encoding glucosaminidase domain-containing protein, giving the protein MKRIFRLTAIIAFLFISITTVQAQRRNARYNEYIKQYAPLAVEQMQRHKIPASITLAQGLLESGAGYSELARKSNNHFGIKCGGNWRGRTVRHDDDARNECFRAYRNPKDSYEDHSDFLKRGARYAFLFKLKITDYKGWARGLKKAGYATDPSYANRLITIIEDYELYKYDSRGMSKHDVRSWEKELKKKPWLANPHQVYIANDIAYVVARDGDTFQVLGKEFDISWKKLVKYNDLHKEYTLEAGDIIYLKEKRKKAAKPHTVYIVKDGDSMHTISQKYGIRLKNLYKMNRKDAEYVPEIGDRLRLR; this is encoded by the coding sequence ATGAAACGGATTTTCAGACTGACTGCTATCATAGCATTTCTTTTTATTTCCATAACAACAGTGCAGGCACAACGCCGGAATGCCCGCTACAATGAGTATATCAAACAGTATGCTCCCCTTGCCGTGGAGCAGATGCAACGTCATAAGATACCTGCCAGCATCACGCTGGCCCAAGGGCTGTTGGAGAGCGGTGCCGGATACAGTGAGCTGGCGCGCAAGAGCAACAATCACTTCGGCATCAAGTGTGGAGGCAACTGGCGCGGACGGACGGTGAGGCATGATGACGATGCCCGCAATGAATGTTTCCGCGCTTATCGCAATCCGAAAGACTCTTATGAAGACCATTCCGATTTCCTGAAACGGGGAGCACGTTATGCTTTTCTTTTCAAACTGAAGATTACGGACTATAAGGGTTGGGCGCGCGGCTTGAAGAAGGCCGGCTATGCTACCGACCCGTCGTATGCCAACCGCCTGATAACCATTATTGAGGACTATGAACTGTATAAGTACGACAGCCGTGGCATGAGCAAACACGATGTCCGCAGTTGGGAGAAGGAACTGAAAAAGAAACCTTGGCTGGCCAATCCGCATCAGGTGTACATTGCCAACGATATAGCTTATGTCGTGGCACGCGACGGAGACACCTTCCAGGTATTGGGCAAGGAGTTTGACATCAGCTGGAAGAAACTGGTGAAATACAACGACCTCCATAAAGAATATACACTGGAGGCGGGAGACATTATTTACTTGAAAGAAAAGCGCAAGAAAGCCGCCAAACCCCATACCGTCTACATAGTGAAAGACGGTGATTCCATGCATACCATTTCCCAAAAGTACGGCATTCGTCTGAAGAACCTTTATAAGATGAATCGCAAGGATGCGGAATACGTGCCGGAGATTGGCGACAGATTGAGATTAAGATAA
- a CDS encoding flavodoxin family protein, which produces MSKKVLILSSSPRRNGNSDLLCNEFMRGAAEAGHQVEKIFLKDKHINYCTGCSVCSMYGKPCPQKDDAAEVVEKMIAADVIVMATPVYFYTMSAQMKTLIDRCCARYLEIKDKEFYFIIAAAEESVPMMERTIDGFRGFLDCLEEPKECGTIYGVGAWKVGEINDKPSMHEAYEMGKKV; this is translated from the coding sequence ATGAGCAAAAAAGTATTAATCCTCTCCTCCAGTCCCCGCAGGAATGGAAACTCCGACCTCTTGTGCAATGAATTCATGCGCGGTGCCGCAGAGGCCGGACATCAAGTAGAAAAGATTTTCCTGAAAGACAAGCACATCAACTACTGCACGGGATGCAGCGTATGCAGCATGTACGGCAAACCCTGCCCGCAAAAGGACGATGCCGCCGAAGTGGTGGAAAAGATGATTGCCGCCGACGTCATCGTCATGGCAACCCCCGTCTACTTCTACACCATGAGCGCGCAGATGAAGACACTGATTGACCGTTGTTGCGCACGCTACCTTGAAATAAAGGACAAGGAGTTCTACTTCATCATCGCCGCCGCCGAAGAAAGTGTCCCCATGATGGAGCGTACCATCGATGGTTTCCGTGGCTTCCTCGACTGCCTGGAAGAGCCCAAAGAATGCGGCACCATTTATGGCGTGGGTGCCTGGAAGGTGGGCGAGATAAACGACAAGCCTTCCATGCACGAAGCCTACGAGATGGGAAAAAAGGTATAA
- the cdd gene encoding cytidine deaminase yields the protein MKELNIEIAVKIYDYEELDAADRELMDAAREATNRSYAPYSHFSVGAAARLANGIVVTGTNQENAAYPSGLCAERTTLFYANSQHPDQAVTTLAIAARNEHNEFLESPIPPCGACRQVMLETEKRFKHPMRVLLYGKKGIYELKNVGELLPLSFDASAMK from the coding sequence ATGAAAGAATTAAATATCGAAATCGCCGTCAAGATATACGACTATGAAGAACTGGATGCCGCCGACCGCGAACTGATGGATGCCGCCCGCGAGGCTACCAACCGCAGCTATGCCCCTTACTCCCACTTCTCGGTAGGAGCTGCAGCCAGACTGGCAAACGGTATTGTAGTGACCGGCACCAACCAGGAAAACGCCGCCTATCCTTCCGGGCTGTGTGCAGAACGCACCACCCTATTCTATGCCAACTCCCAACATCCCGACCAGGCAGTGACCACCCTCGCCATTGCCGCACGCAACGAGCACAACGAGTTCCTGGAGTCTCCCATTCCTCCCTGCGGCGCCTGCCGGCAAGTGATGCTCGAAACGGAAAAGCGCTTCAAGCATCCCATGAGGGTGTTGCTATATGGCAAAAAGGGAATCTACGAGCTGAAGAATGTGGGAGAATTACTGCCACTCTCGTTCGATGCTTCGGCCATGAAGTAA
- a CDS encoding ABC-F family ATP-binding cassette domain-containing protein: protein MSFIIKDLSYIHADKEILFSHLHLSINSGDKIALTRNNGCGKSTLMRILVGDLSPSSGTVLRPEHLYYVPQHFGQYDRQTIAQALGISHKLSALHAILSGDATEKHFNTLNDDWNVEERAQTSLDSWGLDGIPLSRPMEGLSGGEKTRIFLAGMELHNPTAILLDEPTNYLDADGRERLYNLIRRTSATVLVISHDRTLLNQLPAICELSSQGLTYYSGNYDFYKKQKALQQKALTQQLEEKQKALRLARKVAREVEERKSKQNVRGEKNSIKKGIPRIMIGALKNNAENSSSRLSSIHTEKTEKLQAEMSGIKSSLPQTDKLKTDFNASHLHVGKVLVKAKDVNFHYPSLAASPMETTRPEAVKELWSSSLTFQLRSGDRLSLKGKNGSGKTTLLKLIMGELHPTDGVMERAGFTSVYLDQEYSLVRNERSVLQQAEAFNHRHLPEHEVKTILNRYLFPRDVWNKPCGKLSGGEKMRLSFCCLMIADNTPDMFILDEPTNNLDIESIEIITATIRDYAGTVIAISHDREFLKDTGIEREILLE, encoded by the coding sequence ATGAGCTTTATCATTAAAGACCTTAGCTATATCCATGCAGATAAGGAAATCTTGTTTTCACACCTCCACTTGAGTATCAACTCCGGAGATAAAATAGCCCTGACCAGAAATAACGGTTGCGGCAAGTCTACCCTCATGCGTATTTTGGTAGGAGACTTGTCTCCAAGTTCGGGAACGGTGCTACGCCCCGAACATCTGTACTACGTGCCCCAGCACTTCGGACAATACGACCGGCAGACAATAGCACAAGCTTTGGGAATCAGCCACAAGCTATCTGCCCTGCATGCCATCCTAAGCGGTGACGCTACCGAAAAGCACTTCAATACGCTCAATGATGACTGGAACGTGGAAGAACGCGCCCAGACTTCTCTCGACAGCTGGGGACTGGACGGTATCCCACTCTCCCGTCCGATGGAAGGACTTAGCGGCGGCGAAAAGACCCGCATCTTCCTGGCAGGCATGGAGTTGCACAACCCAACAGCCATCCTGCTGGACGAACCGACCAACTATCTGGACGCGGATGGACGGGAACGTCTGTATAACTTGATACGACGGACATCGGCTACCGTGCTCGTCATCAGTCACGACCGCACGCTACTGAATCAGTTGCCTGCCATCTGCGAACTCTCCTCCCAGGGATTGACGTATTACAGCGGAAACTACGACTTCTACAAAAAACAGAAGGCCCTGCAACAGAAAGCCCTTACCCAACAACTGGAAGAGAAGCAGAAAGCCCTGCGCCTTGCACGCAAAGTGGCACGCGAAGTAGAAGAACGGAAGTCCAAACAGAATGTGCGGGGAGAAAAAAACTCCATTAAAAAGGGGATTCCCCGCATCATGATAGGAGCACTGAAAAACAATGCGGAAAACAGCAGCAGCAGACTCAGCAGCATTCATACGGAGAAAACGGAAAAATTGCAGGCAGAAATGTCAGGCATCAAAAGTTCACTGCCACAGACAGACAAACTGAAAACAGACTTCAATGCCTCTCATCTGCATGTGGGGAAAGTTCTGGTCAAGGCAAAGGACGTCAACTTTCATTATCCCAGCCTCGCGGCTTCTCCTATGGAGACAACCCGTCCGGAGGCAGTAAAGGAGCTCTGGTCTTCCTCCCTCACCTTCCAGTTGAGAAGCGGCGACCGCCTCAGCTTGAAAGGAAAAAACGGCAGTGGAAAAACAACCCTGCTGAAACTCATCATGGGCGAATTGCACCCCACCGACGGAGTGATGGAGCGTGCCGGCTTCACCTCCGTCTATCTGGACCAAGAATACTCCCTCGTCCGTAATGAGCGCAGCGTACTCCAACAAGCAGAAGCTTTCAACCACCGCCACCTGCCGGAACATGAAGTGAAAACCATCCTCAACCGTTACCTCTTTCCCCGCGACGTGTGGAACAAGCCGTGCGGCAAACTGAGTGGCGGCGAAAAGATGCGCCTCTCCTTCTGCTGCCTGATGATTGCCGACAATACCCCGGATATGTTCATTCTGGACGAACCCACCAACAATCTGGACATCGAGAGTATAGAAATAATAACGGCAACGATACGCGACTACGCCGGCACCGTAATTGCCATCAGCCACGACCGGGAGTTTCTGAAAGACACCGGCATCGAACGGGAGATACTTTTGGAATGA
- a CDS encoding ABC transporter permease has protein sequence MQTVRQAFTILKQNPLLSTISILGTAFAITMIMAIVITWQTKYADLEPEVNRSRCLYFSAMHVYDKEKDGNNNWSNPSAAFMKECVQPVPEVEYCTAFSPAGLSLASLTDGNNRVKVDAMRTDPDFWKVFSMQFLAGRGFSEADRAGESKAVVVCASVARKLYGSTDVVGQEFLLNRELARIVGVVKDVSVTAKDAYAQVWGMYSADELKITGVHSYLGGMQIAVLARTSDDFPAIREGIAKQVERVNAGLGNKQIDIMEQPDNIVAHVNHVWANVGPDLTMLYLQYAVALFIILLVPSLNLCGLSNSRMQQRITELGVRKAFGGTKSVLVRQILNENLMLTLLGGVVGLLFSYLAVYAMRMWLFTNNQNVGTSGEFSLNMEALFSPWVFLLAFVFCVVINLLSAALPAWIAARRTIVDSLNDK, from the coding sequence ATGCAAACCGTAAGACAAGCTTTTACAATCTTGAAGCAGAATCCGCTGCTAAGTACGATTTCCATATTGGGTACGGCCTTTGCTATCACCATGATTATGGCTATTGTGATTACTTGGCAGACAAAATATGCTGACTTGGAACCGGAAGTGAACCGCAGTCGGTGTCTTTACTTTTCCGCTATGCACGTATACGACAAGGAAAAGGACGGCAATAATAATTGGAGTAATCCTTCGGCGGCATTTATGAAAGAATGCGTGCAGCCGGTGCCCGAAGTGGAATACTGTACGGCATTTTCCCCAGCCGGTTTGTCGTTGGCTTCGTTGACTGACGGTAACAATCGGGTGAAAGTGGATGCTATGCGGACAGATCCCGACTTCTGGAAAGTGTTCAGCATGCAGTTTCTTGCCGGACGCGGCTTCAGCGAAGCCGACCGTGCTGGAGAAAGCAAGGCTGTAGTAGTCTGTGCGTCTGTAGCGCGGAAACTGTATGGAAGTACAGATGTAGTGGGACAGGAATTCCTGCTGAACCGGGAACTTGCACGTATCGTGGGAGTGGTGAAAGATGTTTCCGTCACTGCTAAGGATGCATATGCACAAGTGTGGGGTATGTACAGTGCCGACGAACTGAAAATTACCGGAGTCCACAGTTATTTGGGAGGCATGCAGATTGCTGTATTGGCACGTACATCTGATGACTTTCCTGCCATCCGGGAGGGCATTGCCAAGCAGGTGGAACGTGTTAATGCCGGATTGGGTAATAAACAGATAGACATCATGGAACAGCCGGACAATATCGTGGCGCACGTCAACCACGTATGGGCTAATGTAGGGCCAGACTTGACAATGCTTTATCTTCAATATGCCGTAGCTTTATTTATCATTTTGTTGGTACCGTCACTCAATCTGTGTGGCTTGAGTAACAGCCGCATGCAGCAACGTATTACCGAATTAGGTGTACGTAAGGCTTTTGGAGGAACGAAAAGTGTGCTTGTGCGGCAGATACTGAACGAAAATCTGATGTTGACATTACTGGGTGGAGTAGTGGGACTGCTTTTCAGTTATTTGGCAGTATATGCCATGCGTATGTGGCTGTTCACCAATAATCAGAATGTGGGTACGTCGGGCGAGTTCAGCTTGAACATGGAGGCGCTGTTTAGTCCGTGGGTATTCCTGCTGGCATTTGTTTTCTGTGTGGTCATCAATCTGTTGAGTGCGGCACTGCCTGCATGGATAGCGGCACGGCGCACTATTGTAGATTCTTTGAATGATAAATAG
- a CDS encoding ABC transporter permease translates to MFKLIWKNLWARRRKNGWLLAELILVSIISWVVLDPVIVVTHDRNIPLGYDAERLCLISLGALQPQAPGYDAEAQDSATLVDNYYNLVRYVKDFDGVESATPVLGFCYPNSSGSSNSQLFAEGDTIPLSIMMIQFLPHTNFFDTYGFRSGKGRTPGQLSDYAYAPNDIVLTENAAEQLFHTKDAHGKRCISRDHGDTLYMPVVGTIGAMKMYSEWRPVPVAFMPMLTIDTSYIPESAHILVRLKEGVSMERFLHDFRPWMVKEMRRGNLFARSVRSYEQIITESEASNSTPIYRRNLAMAAFFLVNLCLGVIGTFWLQTRTRREEVGVMLSFGATRSDIVRLLMGEGTVLTVVASLTGFLLYLQYALKEGLAKGQNWVESTESYWVSDFTSHYLLVSLVIFLILLVVVLVGIYIPARNISRIPPTEALRDE, encoded by the coding sequence ATGTTTAAGTTAATATGGAAGAATCTTTGGGCGCGCCGCCGCAAGAACGGATGGTTGTTGGCCGAATTGATATTGGTGAGTATCATCAGTTGGGTTGTATTGGACCCGGTGATTGTGGTCACGCACGATCGTAATATCCCGTTGGGCTATGATGCGGAGCGGCTTTGCCTCATTTCATTGGGCGCATTGCAGCCCCAGGCACCGGGATACGATGCCGAAGCGCAGGACTCTGCTACGTTGGTGGACAACTATTATAATTTGGTGCGTTATGTCAAGGACTTTGACGGTGTGGAATCGGCCACTCCCGTGCTGGGATTCTGTTATCCCAATTCTTCGGGAAGTTCGAATAGTCAATTGTTTGCCGAAGGGGATACGATTCCCTTATCTATTATGATGATACAATTTTTGCCTCATACGAACTTTTTCGATACGTATGGTTTCCGTTCCGGTAAGGGGCGGACACCCGGACAGCTGTCCGACTACGCCTATGCCCCGAATGACATTGTACTGACGGAGAATGCTGCCGAACAGTTGTTCCATACCAAAGACGCGCATGGCAAACGCTGTATAAGCAGAGACCATGGAGATACCTTGTACATGCCGGTTGTCGGTACGATAGGAGCCATGAAGATGTATAGCGAGTGGCGTCCCGTCCCCGTTGCATTTATGCCGATGCTTACCATCGATACAAGTTATATCCCTGAAAGTGCCCATATCCTGGTACGTCTCAAAGAGGGTGTCAGCATGGAGCGTTTTCTGCACGATTTCCGTCCCTGGATGGTGAAGGAGATGAGGCGGGGTAATCTGTTTGCCCGTAGTGTCCGTTCCTATGAGCAGATTATAACGGAGAGCGAAGCCAGCAATTCCACACCGATTTACCGCCGTAATCTGGCGATGGCGGCTTTCTTCCTGGTGAATCTTTGCCTGGGTGTCATCGGTACCTTCTGGTTGCAGACACGTACGAGGCGCGAGGAAGTGGGAGTGATGCTGTCGTTCGGAGCTACACGCAGTGACATTGTCCGCCTGCTGATGGGCGAAGGCACGGTATTGACCGTGGTCGCTTCACTGACTGGTTTTCTGCTTTATTTGCAATATGCACTGAAAGAAGGGCTGGCCAAAGGACAGAATTGGGTGGAGAGTACAGAGAGCTATTGGGTGTCGGATTTCACCTCGCATTATCTGCTCGTGTCGCTCGTCATCTTTCTGATACTGCTGGTGGTAGTGTTGGTGGGAATCTATATCCCAGCGCGCAACATCAGCCGCATTCCACCTACGGAAGCTCTGCGTGACGAATAG
- a CDS encoding ABC transporter ATP-binding protein → MIKLTGINKIYRTNEIETVALENVNLEVNKGEFLSIMGPSGCGKSTLLNIMGLLDAPTSGTIEIAGTKVDGMKDKELAAFRNQKLGFVFQSFHLINSLNVLDNVELPLLYRKVSAKERRHLAEEVLKKVGLSHRMRHMPTQLSGGQCQRVAIARAIIGNPEIILADEPTGNLDSKMGAEVMELLHQLNKEDGRTIVMVTHNEEQAKQTSRTVRFFDGRQVE, encoded by the coding sequence ATGATTAAGTTAACTGGCATCAACAAGATTTATCGTACAAACGAGATTGAAACCGTGGCATTGGAAAATGTAAACCTCGAAGTGAACAAGGGAGAATTTCTCAGTATCATGGGACCCTCCGGTTGTGGAAAATCTACGTTGCTGAACATTATGGGTTTACTGGATGCACCTACCAGCGGCACCATCGAAATAGCCGGTACGAAAGTGGACGGCATGAAGGACAAGGAGCTGGCTGCTTTCCGTAACCAGAAGCTGGGTTTTGTGTTCCAGTCTTTCCATCTGATTAATTCGCTGAATGTGCTGGATAATGTGGAGCTGCCTTTGCTGTATAGAAAGGTGTCTGCCAAGGAACGCCGTCATCTGGCGGAAGAGGTATTGAAGAAGGTCGGTTTGAGCCACCGCATGCGTCACATGCCTACACAGCTTTCCGGCGGTCAGTGCCAGCGTGTAGCCATTGCCCGTGCCATTATCGGCAACCCGGAGATAATCCTCGCCGATGAGCCCACCGGTAACCTGGACTCCAAGATGGGTGCCGAAGTCATGGAACTGTTGCATCAACTGAACAAGGAAGACGGACGTACCATCGTGATGGTGACCCACAATGAAGAGCAGGCCAAACAGACCTCACGTACCGTCCGCTTCTTCGACGGACGTCAGGTGGAATAA
- a CDS encoding ABC transporter permease, with amino-acid sequence MIKVYLKQAWELLKQNKLFSMLYIVGTGLAIAMTMIMAVVYYVKIAPVYPEANRMNTLYLSNSKFTQGSGNNTRTMQWAVSYKALQDWFYPVENALVVSAELHNDLSENSYIQPADRSGDFPVMVKLTDPAFFKIYSFQFLEGSPFTASDLASGISTAVITDDLARRLFGTTEEVVGRSFSLNYIDYRVCGVVRSASYLTSKSYAQLYIPYTVSPDYSTPKYDLPYLGAFSAAFLVQDSKQGDALRAEIKEICRKENLMHPDEWKVDFWEQPTSHLLSVFKTYASMEFDLWATVRHFLLVLLVLLLVPALNLSGMISSRMEGRLAEMGVRKSFGAGRKILLSQVMWENLLLTALGGALGLLLAWLALYVGREWIFTVFDSWPNMVPEGVEVRVSGEMLFAPLVFLAALALCVVLNLLSALIPAWYSLRKPIVNSLNEKR; translated from the coding sequence ATGATAAAGGTTTACTTGAAACAAGCCTGGGAGCTGTTGAAGCAGAATAAACTGTTCAGCATGCTCTACATTGTGGGTACGGGGCTGGCCATTGCCATGACAATGATTATGGCGGTGGTGTATTATGTGAAGATTGCGCCCGTCTATCCAGAGGCAAACCGCATGAATACGCTTTACCTCAGCAATTCAAAATTCACGCAGGGAAGCGGCAACAATACCAGGACCATGCAATGGGCTGTTTCCTACAAGGCACTGCAAGACTGGTTCTATCCCGTAGAGAATGCCCTTGTCGTTTCGGCCGAGCTGCATAATGATTTGTCGGAAAACAGTTATATACAGCCTGCCGACCGCAGCGGTGATTTTCCGGTTATGGTAAAGTTGACAGACCCTGCTTTTTTCAAGATATATTCTTTCCAATTCCTGGAAGGTAGTCCATTCACGGCATCCGACCTGGCAAGTGGCATTTCCACTGCTGTCATTACCGATGATTTGGCACGCCGCTTGTTCGGTACGACGGAAGAGGTAGTAGGACGCTCGTTCAGCCTGAACTATATCGACTATCGGGTTTGTGGGGTGGTGCGCAGTGCCAGTTACCTCACCTCTAAATCCTATGCACAGCTTTATATACCTTATACGGTGTCGCCCGATTACAGCACTCCCAAGTACGACCTTCCCTATCTGGGAGCTTTCAGTGCTGCCTTTCTGGTGCAGGACAGTAAGCAGGGAGATGCTCTGCGGGCTGAGATAAAGGAAATCTGCCGCAAGGAGAATCTTATGCATCCCGATGAATGGAAAGTAGATTTCTGGGAGCAGCCCACCTCCCATCTGTTGAGTGTCTTCAAGACTTATGCAAGTATGGAGTTTGACCTTTGGGCCACAGTGCGCCACTTTCTGCTTGTCCTGCTCGTATTGCTGTTGGTGCCTGCCCTGAATCTGAGCGGCATGATATCGAGCCGTATGGAGGGACGTCTGGCAGAGATGGGCGTGCGGAAATCGTTTGGAGCCGGACGTAAGATACTGCTTTCACAAGTGATGTGGGAAAACCTGCTGCTGACCGCACTGGGCGGAGCATTGGGCTTGCTGCTGGCATGGCTGGCACTTTACGTGGGACGCGAGTGGATATTTACGGTATTCGACAGCTGGCCGAATATGGTACCCGAAGGAGTGGAGGTCCGCGTATCGGGTGAAATGCTGTTTGCTCCGCTGGTTTTTCTCGCCGCATTGGCGCTGTGCGTCGTGCTGAATCTGTTGTCGGCCCTTATACCGGCGTGGTATTCCTTGCGGAAACCGATTGTGAACTCACTGAATGAAAAACGATAA
- a CDS encoding efflux RND transporter periplasmic adaptor subunit, with amino-acid sequence MDREIPKEVRNKERNKKIIRYGAIGVAGIVVVSVLISLMRTGVKEKDLVFSKVGKGTIEVSVSASGKVVPAFEEIINSPINTRILEVYRKGGDSVDVGTPILKLDLQSAETDYKKMLDEEQMRSYKLKQLKLDNQTKLTDLQMKIKVSAMKLDRMKVELRNEQYLDSLGSGTTDKVRQAELSYNVAQLEYEQLQQQYANEKEVLAAEYQVQELDFSMFQKTLAETKRTLDDAQVRSPRKAILTYINNQIGAQVPEGSQIAVISDLSHFKVEGEIADTYGDRVAAGGKAIVKIGSEKLEGSVSSVTPLSKNGVISFTVQLNEDNNRRLRSGLKTDVYVMNAVKEDVMRIANASYYVGRGEYELFVRNSDKEIVKRKVQLGDSNFEFVEVVSGLQPGDEVVVSDMSNYKNKNKLKLK; translated from the coding sequence ATGGATAGAGAAATTCCGAAAGAAGTGCGTAATAAAGAACGCAATAAGAAAATCATCCGCTACGGTGCTATCGGCGTGGCAGGTATCGTAGTGGTCAGTGTACTCATTTCATTGATGCGTACGGGAGTGAAGGAGAAAGACCTCGTTTTCTCCAAAGTAGGCAAGGGTACGATTGAAGTCAGTGTCAGTGCCTCCGGAAAAGTGGTTCCTGCATTCGAGGAAATTATAAATTCGCCTATTAATACCCGCATTTTGGAAGTGTACAGAAAAGGTGGTGATAGTGTGGATGTCGGTACCCCTATCCTGAAACTGGACTTACAGAGTGCCGAAACCGACTACAAAAAGATGCTGGATGAAGAGCAGATGCGCAGCTACAAGCTGAAACAGCTGAAACTTGACAACCAGACCAAGCTGACCGACCTTCAGATGAAAATCAAAGTCTCCGCCATGAAGCTGGACCGCATGAAGGTGGAGCTGCGTAACGAGCAGTACCTTGATAGCCTCGGTTCGGGCACCACCGACAAAGTGCGCCAAGCCGAACTGAGCTACAACGTAGCACAACTGGAATACGAGCAATTACAGCAGCAGTATGCCAACGAGAAGGAAGTGCTGGCTGCAGAATACCAAGTGCAGGAACTGGATTTCAGCATGTTCCAAAAGACACTGGCCGAAACCAAACGTACGCTCGACGATGCGCAGGTGCGTTCGCCCCGGAAGGCCATCCTTACTTATATCAACAATCAGATTGGTGCTCAGGTTCCCGAAGGCTCACAGATTGCCGTCATCTCCGACTTGAGTCACTTCAAGGTGGAAGGCGAGATTGCCGATACTTACGGTGACCGTGTGGCTGCCGGCGGCAAGGCCATTGTGAAGATTGGCAGCGAAAAGCTGGAAGGTTCCGTAAGCAGTGTTACTCCGCTTTCAAAGAATGGCGTCATCTCCTTTACCGTGCAGTTGAATGAGGACAACAACCGCCGACTGCGTTCCGGTCTGAAAACCGACGTCTATGTGATGAATGCAGTGAAGGAAGACGTGATGCGCATAGCCAATGCCAGCTATTATGTGGGACGTGGGGAGTATGAACTTTTTGTACGCAATTCCGACAAGGAAATTGTAAAGCGCAAGGTGCAGCTGGGCGATTCCAACTTTGAGTTTGTAGAAGTGGTCAGTGGCTTGCAACCGGGTGATGAAGTGGTGGTGAGCGATATGAGTAACTATAAGAACAAGAATAAGTTGAAGCTAAAATGA